In one Dreissena polymorpha isolate Duluth1 chromosome 7, UMN_Dpol_1.0, whole genome shotgun sequence genomic region, the following are encoded:
- the LOC127837384 gene encoding uncharacterized protein LOC127837384 codes for MAGHLLDSRAETTVSKYSYQVKLFKTFCADKQFSTLPAHAIHVALYLSNLIDAGKSDSVVSAAFYGIKWYHNINDLQDPTDNQIVKSMLECAKRVNSRPVTKKDIVDTKSLISLCDMFSDSNDVIVLRDLSMILLSYAGFLRFDEVSSLRCCDVSFFDDHIKLFIRKSKTDIYRKGREIVISKGETSACPVSMLLRYFDSAFLSIKSEMYVFRPACRSGQRCFLLSKDKKLSYTRAKECIVSKLKIVAPLANFGLHSLRASGATAAANAEGVSERCLKRHGRWKSDRAKDGYIDDSLDKKLFITRQLKL; via the coding sequence ATGGCGGGACATTTGTTGGACTCTAGAGCGGAAACAACAGTTTCTAAATATTCTTACCAGGTGAAATTATTCAAAACATTTTGTGCCGATAAACAATTTTCAACTCTACCGGCGCATGCTATTCACGTTGCTTTGTatttgtcaaatttaattgacGCCGGAAAATCGGACAGCGTTGTTTCTGCAGCGTTCTATGGTATTAAGTGGTATCACAACATTAACGATTTACAAGATCCTACAGACAATCAAATAGTGAAGTCCATGTTAGAGTGTGCAAAACGCGTCAACTCTAGACCCGTCACAAAGAAGGACATCGTTGATACAAAATCACTAATAAGTTTGTGTGACATGTTTTCAGATTCGAACGATGTAATTGTTCTTCGAGATTTATCCATGATATTATTGTCATACGCAGGTTTTTTAAGATTCGACGAAGTCAGTAGTCTAAGATGCTGCGATGTTTCGTTTTTTGATGATCATATTAAGCTTTTCATTAGAAAGAGTAAAACTGATATTTATAGGAAAGGGAGAGAAATCGTTATTTCAAAAGGGGAAACGTCTGCTTGTCCTGTGTCAATGTTGCTTAGGTATTTTGACAGTGCGTTTTTGTCTATTAAGTCCGAAATGTATGTATTTAGACCAGCATGTAGGTCAGGTCAACGATGTTTTTTGTTATCTAAAGATAAGAAATTAAGTTACACACGGGCTAAAGAGTGTATTGTTTCCAAATTAAAAATTGTTGCACCCCTTGCAAACTTTGGCCTACATTCTTTGAGAGCAAGCGGAGCCACTGCGGCGGCTAACGCAGAGGGTGTGTCTGAGAGATGTTTGAAGCGACATGGTCGATGGAAGTCTGATAGGGCTAAAGATGGGTACATTGATGATTCTCTAGACAAAAAGCTTTTTATCACTAGacaattgaaattataa